A part of Haliotis asinina isolate JCU_RB_2024 chromosome 10, JCU_Hal_asi_v2, whole genome shotgun sequence genomic DNA contains:
- the LOC137298380 gene encoding uncharacterized protein isoform X1, whose translation MSYERKRRGVTGAQPPPKRSRQEVRNPPKPTTRSSGFVTSTNCQVCKNARRKAKDCIQESNFVCIDIPVSLLYKGIHTPQERLSKEQRVEKNKLKEQFLRRVCGLRNSGGGILLVHLVGLSSRDRYPGKLNEFTDDLLVKLINDGSLFADCFSKQWLDAKEELKDYYDFISITVRPKKQAVVTVNFMTKIPFDWKIEDPQACNIQALLSIRKTFNHKTPQVRGGERKYRSLHESRNVQHKAFKAEKGEEKNLKSLLRDIPALEKYIWEDQRLREYITSFSKLDRGGSYFFGISEEDRTYERKRYVSKHLVDHGLPLSERKLEKLKIYLLRRVQSDIFCCSYDGKKLNIDASDLVHIANHHTKDNKYVLEVATSAVEGLVFYEAEGPRSFAIKEGEIIRIPFCKWFDTFISRR comes from the exons ATGAGCTACGAGAGGAAAAGGAGGGGAGTTACAGGCG CACAACCACCACCTAAGCGGTCAAGACAAGAAGTACGGAACCCTCCGAAACCTACCACACGAAGCTCTGGGTTCGTGACATCGACGAACTGCCAAGTGTGTAAAAACGCTCGTAGAAAAGCAAAAGATTGTATTCAAGAGAGCAATTTCGTGTGCATCGATATCCCTGTGTCTCTGTTGTATAAAGGAATTCACACACCACAAGAACGTCTCTCTAAGGAACAACGTGTGGAGAAGAATAAACTTAAGGAACAGTTTCTCAGAAGAGTTTGTGGGCTCCGAAATTCCGGCGGGGGGATTCTATTAGTGCACCTAGTGGGACTGAGCAGCAGAGACAGATATCCTggaaaactgaatgaattcactGACGATCTTTTAGTGAAACTGATCAATGACGGGAGTCTCTTTGCTGATTGTTTCTCTAAACAGTGGCTGGACGCCAAGGAAGAATTGAAAGATTATTATGATTTCATCAGCATAACCGTTAGGCCAAAGAAGCAAGCTGTGGTAACTGTAAACTTTATGACCAAGATCCCATTTGACTGGAAGATCGAGGACCCCCAAGCTTGTAATATCCAGGCATTACTGAGCATCCGTAAAACGTTCAATCACAAGACACCGCAGGTACGTGGAGGCGAGAGGAAATACCGATCGCTGCACGAATCCAGGAACGTACAACACAAGGCTTTCAAGGCAGAAAAAGGGGAGGAGAAGAATTTGAAATCACTGCTGAGAGATATTCCTGCCCTTGAGAAGTATATCTGGGAAGATCAAAGACTTCGTGAATACATTACTTCATTTTCTAAACTCGACCGAGGTGGCTCATATTTCTTTGGAATATCAGAAGAGGATCGAACATATGAAAGGAAACGTTATGTTTCCAAACATCTTGTTGACCACGGTTTACCGCTGTCAGAAAGAAAATTAGAAAAGCTCAAAATATACCTGTTAAGAAGGGTGCAGTCAGACATCTTTTGTTGTTCGTACGATGGGAAGAAATTGAATATTGACGCAAGTGACCTCGTCCACATTGCAAATCATCACACGAAGGACAACAAGTACGTTCTCGAAGTAGCCACAAGTGCCGTTGAGGGGCTAGTCTTCTATGAAGCAGAGGGACCAAGGTCATTCGCGATCAAGGAAGGGGAAATAATCCGGATTCCATTTTGTAAATGGTTTGACACTTTTATATCACGTCGATAA
- the LOC137298380 gene encoding uncharacterized protein isoform X2, whose translation MKQRKAMNVQNGYISKPRSPRKEIVSLKEKLKSSVVNVVKLPSGDIFTRPVKQLDNALKDIHGLLTKDKLRMHVYPPYMAELSKVQTNLEKRIAETFPSGKAGLVYLALSLGVSLDLDVQMKQPREVMFDACVILTHCAPMVLTVVKGDVNKTNPISKYNIYVAKALIRAVRKFTDENFNALYGVVTADDISSSEKFRNAFDSIHTESSCFCIPESLSMSDVKYASITMAFAAVASSTKVVQILNPDKGTIDITQTWFLTQRQFAALSQNIDKHVVTVKAEPGTGSTALMLEVASRLERSGCTLLVSSSPDLCKTVRKYKLCSRAMVTDTFRKHMSQRKTLPARVKHVVCEGTWSPETDYEGHVWCFLVKRETNRSQVQDFAGQETPPYSPSSDECEILKT comes from the exons ATGAAACAGCGAAAG GCAATGAACGTCCAGAACGGATACATTTCAAAACCAAGAAGCCCTCgtaaagaaatagtttctttgaAAG AAAAACTGAAGAGTAGCGTCGTCAACGTGGTTAAGCTTCCCAGTGGTGACATTTTTACTAGACCAGTGAAGCAACTGGACAATGCTCTAAAGGACATCCATGGCCTGCTTACAAAAG ATAAACTTCGGATGCATGTTTACCCTCCGTACATGGCAGAGCTGTCCAAAGTTCAGACAAATTTGGAGAAAAGAATAGCAGAGACATTCCCCTCTGGAAAGGCAGGATTGGTCTACCTTGCTCTTTCACTTGGAGTGTCACTTGACCTCGAtgttcaaatgaaacagccTCGTGAGGTCATGTTTGACGCATGCGTTATCCTGACCCATTGCGCTCCGATGGTTTTGACTGTTGTCAAGGGAGATGTCAATAAAACAAATCCGATCTCCAAATACAATATCTATGTCGCCAAAGCCCTAATTAGAGCTGTCCGAAAGTTCACAGATGAAAACTTCAATGCTTTATATGGCGTTGTAACAGCTGACGACATATCGTCATCAGAAAAGTTTAGGAATGCATTTGACAGCATTCATACAGAATCGTCTTGTTTCTGTATCCCAGAGTCTCTGTCAATGTCAGATGTGAAATACGCAAGTATTACCATGGCGTTTGCTGCTGTGGCATCCTCTACAAAGGTGGTCCAGATACTGAACCCTGACAAAGGTACCATTGATATCACCCAGACGTGGTTCCTGACCCAAAGACAGTTCGCTGCGCTGTCACAAAATATTGACAAGCATGTGGTAACCGTGAAAGCTGAGCCCGGCACAGGTTCCACTGCTCTAATGCTGGAGGTTGCTTCACGTCTGGAGAGATCAGGTTGCACACTGCTTGTTTCTTCGTCGCCAGACCTATGCAAAACTGTCAG AAAGTACAAGCTGTGTTCGCGCGCGATGGTCACTGATACCTTCCGCAAACACATGTCACAGCGCAAAACACTTCCTGCACGTGTGAAACACGTGGTCTGTGAGGGGACCTGGTCACCAGAGACTGACTATGAGGGCCATGTATGGTGTTTCCTCGTGAAGAGAG AAACCAACCGGTCACAGGTTCAGGATTTTGCCGGTCAAGAAACGCCTCCATATTCACCCAGCTCTGACGAATGCGAGATACTCAAGACATGA